In Pyxicephalus adspersus chromosome 12, UCB_Pads_2.0, whole genome shotgun sequence, a genomic segment contains:
- the FCF1 gene encoding rRNA-processing protein FCF1 homolog has protein sequence MGKAKKTKKYAVMKRRIALTDQRIKEKDRAKPQQKKEEDPSAIKEREVPQLPSCLFFQYNTNLGPPYHILVDTNFINFSIKAKLDIVQSMMDCLYAKCVPCITDCVMAELEKLGQKYRVALRIAKDPTFERLPCTHAGTYADDCLVQRVTQHKCYIVATVDRDLKRRIRKIPGVPIMYISNHRYNIERMPDDYGAPRF, from the exons ATG GGTAAAGCAAAGAAGACGAAGAAGTATGCGGTGATGAAGAGGAGGATAGCCCTCACCGATCAGCGCAT TAAAGAGAAGGATCGGGCCAAAccacagcagaagaaggaggaggatcCAAGCGCAATTAAAGAGCGAGAAGT TCCCCAGCTGCCGTCCTGTCTCTTCTTCCAGTATAATACAAACCTGGGACCTCCATACCACATCCTGGTGGATACAAATTTCATCAACTTCTCTATCAAAGCCAAATTGGACATTGTGCAGTCTATGATGGATTGTCTGTATGCCAAAT GTGTGCCATGTATCACAGACTGCGTCATGGCTGAGCTGGAAAAGCTGGGACAGAAGTATAGAGTAGCTCTCAG GATTGCCAAGGATCCAACATTTGAGCGGCTGCCCTGCACACATGCTGGAACGTATGCTGATGACTGCTTGGTACAGAGAGTCACCCAG CATAAGTGTTATATTGTGGCCACAGTGGATCGAGACCTGAAAAGGAGGATCAGGAAGATTCCTGGAGTTCCCATCATGTACATTTCCAATCACAG gtaTAATATCGAGAGGATGCCAGATGACTACGGAGCTCCACGCTTTTAG